Genomic window (Nitrospirales bacterium LBB_01):
ACAGCGTACCGTTTGTTGAAAGAGCCATGGAGCCATAACCATAATAATTATGACCGGCAAAATTTCCTTCTTTCAAACCGAAAATCTCCTGCCACTGATGCTGTTCAGACATAGAATCGGCGTTTACTACCAAAAATCGTCCTGTTTTTCTTTGACTGAAGTAGTGTATAAACCTTGCAAGATTTCTCTTGCCAGTACCAGTTTCACCCAAAATCAGTACGGGAGCATCGCTGCCTGAAAGCCGCTCAGCATCCTTCAATGCTTTAAGAAACCTATTGCTGCTCCCTATAACATCCCTGCCCTCTGGCACTGTGGCAACTCTTAGACCCTCTAACTCCTCCCTGAGCGCTGCCCTTTCCCAGGCCCTCTCTACAGCAGCCCGCAGCTCGTCAGGGTAAAAGGGTTTTTTCATACAAAAGAAAGCCCCTATCGCCAAAGCACTCATCGCATCATTTCGCTCAGCATCTTCATAGAGCACTATAATTTGTGCCGCAGGGGACATGGCCTTCACTTTGGTTAGAGTCTCAACTCCTGTGCCGTTTAGGTAAGAAAAATCAATAAGTGCTAATCGTACCCCTTCAGTTAACTGTAGGGTAAGTTGAGCAACATCAGAAACATGACATAATCCACGACCACCCAAACCCGCAGCATCCTCAACAGCTCTTAGTGCTCCGGCATCTTTACCGACAAATAATATATCTCCTCTAACGCTCATACCCTCCGGCTGCCCTGTTGTTCACTTTACGCTTATTCCAGCTAAAAGCTCAAACCTGTTGTGTTATCAGCCCAGTACATACCCGTCGTAAAGACAGCGTTACCATTTGCGTCAGGCTGCGCGTCATACGGTTGATTCTGATAAAGTGCCTGAGAGTTTATTACGTATCCAGCTTCACAAATTGTACCCTCCATGTTTCGCTTTGGGTTAGACGTGCCCATAAAGCATGCCATAGGGATGTTCTTACAGTTCAGATGGCTTGTTCTTAAAGCGTTTGAGTCTTTTTGTATTGTTGAAATAAAGGTCAGTTTAGCGCCATAGACTTCAGAGGTACCTACTAATGTAGAAATATCTACCTTGTTACTGGTTGACGTTCCAACATACATATTTTGTCCGCTAAAGGTCAACATTACAGTACGTCCGTAATTTAACAGATTAGTGCTTTCAAGAGAAGTGAAGTATCTATTAAACGTGCTTGTTTCTGCCGACATAACATTGAGACTTAATGAGGTAATGTTGTCAGCGCCAATGCCGAAATTCGTTACAACACAGTACACAGGATTATTGGTGTCAGTGTGGAGATATGGCATAAAATAAGTTACATAGGTGCCAGTGCCGGACTCCACAGTTGTTACATAGGCAAAAGACAATGCGATAATTAAAAAAAACACACAACTTAATTTTCTACACATTTTAGTATTCCTCCTTAATTTCAAAAAATCCGCACGGTTCATCCGTTTCAACAATTTCAAAGAATCCTCCAAAACAAGCAACAACATAGCTTGCCGACATTATAGCTTTAAACGAGCTGGCTTGTCAATACAAACTGCAAAGTTAAATGTGTGATAAAACATCTTAAAAACACGTTGAAATTGCTTGAATCAGATCATCCTGAATAATTGGTTTTATGACAACAGCTCTAACAGTCGCTGGCCTGTGTCTTTCGTCATTGTATGCCGTTGTCACTATAATTGGAACATCTGAGGAGTGTTCCCTAATTTTTTCAATCATTTCAAATCCGTTCATAAGCGGCATCTCTAAATCTGTTATGCCGTTTTCCGCAATATGAATTGTTTTTACCCTCCTTTTAATAAATTTCCCAAGTGATTCTCTTGTTATAAACTCATCCTCTACATAAAGCACCGTCAGCTCTTTTAATCTCTCCGAAATATCCATCATTGTTGTCTCCAGTACCGTATCCCAAATCTTTTACCCATTACTTAAAACTTTCCTTCTCTGATGGAAAAACGCCGCCCTTTACCTCATCCCTATACGTACAAAGCGCCTTAAGAGCATCTTCTTTCAGGTTAGCGTACCGCTTGGCAAATCGCGGCATAAAACGCTCAAACAGCCCTATCACATCATGGAGAACCAGAATTTGCCCGTCACAGTGGACTCCAGCACCGATTCCTATAGTTGGAATTGACAGTTTCTCGGTTATCTCCTTAGCAAGCCCAGAGGGAACCGCCTCTATAACCATGCTGAACACCCCGGCATCTTCAAGCATAAGGGCATCCTCAAGGAGCCTCACCCTGGCCTCATTGGTTTTCCCTTGAACCTTAAAACCACCAATTCTGTAAATAGCCTGCGGCGTAAGCCCAATGTGTGCCATCACTGGAATCTCGGCGGCTATCATTGCCCTTATCTGAGGCAGTATCTCACGTCCCCCTTCAGTCTTAACTGCCTGAGCGCCTCCCTCTTTTATGAATCTGCCTGCGTTTCTGACAGCCTCTTCTACCGACACCTGATACGACATATATGGCATATCCCCTATGACAAGAGCATTTGTAACAGCGCGTGAGACAATACGTGTGTGGTAAATCATCTCATCCATAGTGACAGGCAACGTGTTTTCAAGCCCCTGCACTACCATAGAAAGAGAATCCCCAACGAGTATCCCCTCAAAACCCGCCTCATCAACTATACGCCCAAACGCATAGTCATAGGCTGTCATGAGGGCAAGTTTTTGTCCCTTTATCTTTCTGTCAAGAAAATCGCTTATACTTATTCTTGCCATGTCATGCCCTTAGTGATATTTCATCTGTGTCCATCTGCGTCATCTGCGGATTAGTCCTTTAGCTACTAAAGCAGCCCCGCTCTTTCTAAAATTATCGGAACCTTATCCTCCATACCAATAGCCATGATATGAACCCCGTCACAGATTTTTTCCTCTTTCAACTGTCTGATATGCCGTGCGGTTATATTGAGTCCGGTATCCAGCGCTTTTTCCTTTCCAGCTGCCTTCATCTCGTCTATCAACTCCTGCGGCACTTTGATTCCGGGAACAAAATTGTTCAGAAAATTAGCCATCCCAGCGCTTTTTAACACTACCAGTCCTGCCATAATTTTTACGGGAAACTTACGCGCAAACTTCATAAACTCCTTAAAGTTATCTATGTTGTAGATGGCCTGAGTTTGAAAGAAATTAGCCCCTGCTTTGACTTTCTTTTCAAACTTCATCAACTGAGGCTCAATGGGGTTAGACTCAGGGGTCACAACAGCACCCTGAAAAAATGAGGTGGCTCCCTTCATATCGTTACCCGCCATATCTTTTCCGTTGTTGAGGGCATTGACCACCTGAAGCAGCTGCACACTTTCTATGTCATAAACAGGACGGGCGCTCTTATGGTCTCCGGCGCTTACATGGTCTCCTGTCATACAAAGCACATTGCGTATTCCCAACACGCTTGCTCCTAAAAGGTCAGACTGAAGTGCTATGCGGTTTCTGTCACGGCAGGTCATCTGCAAAATCGGCTCAAGACCGTGCTCAAGAGCCAGCTTACACACTGCAAGGGAGCAGATACGCATAACAGCCGATTGGTTATCGGTTACGTTTACGGCGTCCAGCTTACCCTTCAATATCTCCATATCGTGCTTCATCGTTGCTATATCCGTGCCCTTAGGAGGGCCGACCTCGGCAGTAACGACAAATTTCCCTGATTCCAGGGTATCTTTAAAGCTCATTGTCATAGTCTCCTTCTGTCACCTTATTTTTTGTCCTTACGATCGCCCTCGGCGGCATCCCCTCTGGTGTATAGCTTGTGAGGGGCCTGTTTAGCCGACCAGTCCTTAGGCGGAAGAATTTCTGTCATTTTGTCAAGTTCACCGAGTCTCTTCTGGCGCTCATATATTCTCACCCAAGCGCACTTAATCTCGGCGCTGACCTCACAGTTGCCGTCCTTTGTACCTCCGCAGGGGCCGTTTAGCAAACCCTTCGGGCAGTTAGTTACCGGGCAAATGCCTCCTGTCATATCCAGCACACATTCGCCGCACAGCGTACATCTCTCGTCAAACATCTGAAAGCGTGTCATGTTCCCTAAAAACATGGTGTCATTTGACGGATACACCGCCTTATCAGGATATATCTCTACGGCAGACTGGGTACCTGCGCCGCAAGACATAACCACTATGGCGTCAGTTTTATCCAACGCATCCTTGTCCTTTTTTAACTCTACTTTTGTCCCCAGCGTCTGACAGCCGGTCTTAGGAACAATCATACCGGTAACAGTTTTTCCCTTAGCTTTCAGATCCTCAGCCATCTCCTTTAGAGCCTCATCATTGCCGGTACCACACAGCGAGGCACACTCCGAACAGCCTATCAGATAAAAACTGTCGTACCTATCCAGAGTTTGCAGAAGTTTACCCCTATCCTTCTTTTTAGAAATTATCATGGAATTAATTCCTCCCTTCTTAAACTTTCATCTATTTTAACATATTTTTAGCGGCTTCCACCGTGTTATACATAAGCATGGCTATGGTCATAGGTCCCACGCCCCCCGGCACCGGAGTTATAAACCCTGCCCGTTCCTTAGCCGCTTCAAACTCAACATCGCCGACAAGTTTGCCGTCAGCGGAGACATTTATGCCGACATCAATTACTGTGGCCCCAGGCTTAATCCAATCGCCCTTTACCATCTCAGCCTTACCAACTGCCGCCACCACTATATCTCCTGAAAGACAAACATCTTTCAAGTTGGCAGTCTTACTGTGACATATTGTTACAGTAGCGTTTTTCCGAAGGAGCAACAGTGAGACGGGTTTTCCAACAATTACGCTTCGCCCTACGACAACTGCGTGCTTTCCGGCACAATCCACCCCGTAAGCTTCAATGAGCTTAATGCAGCCATGCGGTGTGCACGGTAAAAACCCTGGCTCATCAAGCACAAGACGGCCAAGTGAGTCCGGGCCAAAGCCATCCACGTCCTTAAGGGAGGAAATTCTGTGCATGACCTCTTTTTCGCTGAGTTGCTTAGGGAGCGGCAACTGTACCAGAATCCCATGCACTGCCGGGTCATTATTTAAATCGTCTATTATTTTTAATAGCTCTGCCTGAGTGATAGTGTCAGGCACTTTACAGCCTATGCTCTTTATACCAAGAGTTTCACAGGTTTTCTCCTTGCTTGCGACATACTTTTTTGACGCCGGATTTTCACCGACTAACACCACTGCAAGCCCAGGCGTTACCCCCTTTGCCTTAAGCGCATCGACCTCGGACTTCAACGCATCCGTTATCTCCTTTGCCACCCGCTTACCGTCTATTATCGTAGCTGACATTAATTAAACCTCCTTTATCGTTTTTATTAATTTTTTTTCGTCGGATATAAACCTCCCTGCCTAAAGCACGTGAAAGCCCATTACCCGATACCAAGCCGCATTCAATCGTCTAACTTCGTTGGCATACGTCAAAAGCTCCTCAACGTACATAAAAGTACGCCTGCGTCGCTTTCTCCTTGCCGCCTTGTTATACTTCTGACTGCGACTTGGCATTAAATTAAGTACCCTTTATAAGCTCAAGCATTTCCTCTCGTGTTGACTGTTTAGTTCTGAAAATTCCTCGCACAGCCGATGTTACCACCCTTGAGCCAGGTTTTTTCAGCCCCCTCATACTTAAACACAAGTGCTCGGCCTCTATTATAACCATTGTTCCACGCGGCTTTAGCGTGTGCATTATAGCGTCGGCTAATTGAGTTGTCAGCCTCTCTTGCACCTGTAGTCTTTTTGCAAGAAGGTCAAGAGCGCGCGCCAACTCCCCAATCCCTACGATATTTCCCTTATGAGGAACGTATGCGATATTGGCCTTACCAAAAAACGGCAGGAGATGATGCTCACAGATTGAATAAAACTGAATGTCTTTGAGAATTACCATCTCATCGTGACTTTCGCCCTCTATTGGAACAAGGATTTCTTCAAACGGGGTTTCCATGCCGGAAAGTATCTCCTCATACATGGCAGCCACACGCTCAGGGGTTCTGCGTATTCCCGGTCTTTGCGGATCCTCCCCGATTCCCTCTATTATTAGCCTAATGCCTTCTTTTATCTTCTCTCTATCCATTGACATCAATTACCTCAAAGTCCGTGACAATCTTGTTAACTCTAACATCGTGGCTTTCTACCGGCACAATTGGCACCACCTGCTCGGCATAACAAATCGCAATAAGGTACGGTCTTTTACTCAAAGCTGAAATAAAACCGTCATAGTACCCGCCACCATAGCCAAGACGTCCTCCGGCTCTGTCAAAGGCAGCCCCCGGCATTACTATTACATCTATGGAGTTTCCGTCAATCGGCTCTGATTGAGCGCTGTCAGGCTCTAAAATCCCCATATACCCTAACTTCAAACTGTTGAGGTCGTTTATTTTATAAGCCTCAAGGATGTGCTTTTCTCTGTCAACCTTTGGTAGAACAACCACCTTTTTCATGTCAAGTGCCCGCTTAATCATAGGAAAGGTGTCCGGCTCTGTTTTAAAAGAGGCAAAGAACATGACACAAGCCGCAGCTTGCAGCTTGGCTAAAGAAAACAGGTTTTCTTTAATCATCTCGTCTCTCTGGCTTCTGTCCTCTAAGTTAAGAGAATCTCTGACGCTAAGCATCCTTTTCCTCAGGGCTGCCTTTGTTTCTTCGTTTGTCATTCCCGACTCCGATCGGGAATCCAGTCCTTTAAAACCTTCTTCAAGTGACATGGATTCCTGCTTTCGCAGGAATGACAAAAGATAATATATTCCATAGTATTATTTCCCTATCTAAAAATTGTACATCCGTTTTGGGCATTAGTGTTTGACGGCCTCTGAGACTTTGCTGTCAAGCACATTTTTAATAGCCGCTATATCTTTCAGAGCCGAAGGCGCCGACTTAAAAACTGCCGTTCCCTGCATATCGGCATTTGCTATCTCATCGGTAAACCGCACAGAGCCTATTAACTCCATCCCTTCTATGTGTTTTTGTATAAACTCAATATCAGCTTCATTTCTAACCTTACCGGCAACAACATAAACCTGAGAAATACCAAGCCCCTTTGCCATATCTCTGACAGAAAGCGCCGTTTGAATGCTTCTTTTACCGGGCTCAACTACTACGATAAAAGCATCCACCCCTTCGGCCGTTCCCCGAGTCAGATGCTCAATCCCTGCCTCCATATCCACTATAACGACGTCGCCACGTTCAACGACAAGGTGTTTTAGAAGCCGCTTTAAAAACACGTTTTCCGGGCAGTAACACCCAGTTGAGGCCTCCCTCAACTTGCCCATGATAAGAAGTCTTATCCCCTCAGCTGTAGTGCGGCTGCAAGCCTCCGGTATGTCATCCACCTTTGGGTTTAGCTTAAACACCCCTCCCATTGCTCCGGGATGCGCCCCAGTGCGTTCCGCTATTAGCTCAGCCATTTCAGCAATCGGTCTCATACCCTGAATCTCAGAGTCAGTGAAACCAAGCGCCGTTGCCAGATTGGCATCAGGGTCAGCATCGACGGCAATAACCTTTTTGCCCTCTTTGGCATAAAGGTAACTCAACACAGAGGACAACGTAGTCTTGCCAACTCCCCCTTTACCTGTCACCGCAATTTTCATAAATTGTAGTGTAGCAGTTTGTGGAGATTTATGTCAAAACGGACAGGCACCCTTAAAGAAAAGAGCTCTTGAAAAAGATTAATCCGCAGATGACACAGATGAACGCAGATTTAAATCTGTGAAAATCTGCGCAATCTGCGGAGAAAATCCCTGTTCTGTACCATCCGTTTAGAATTTTTTATGTATTATGGCTTTTCTTAATAGCCATAAGCAGGTGATCACGGAGGATTTTCAAGGAGGTGAATAATGCCTGAGGAATCTTAATATCTCCGGCATTTGGTTTGTCGGCATAGATTATTCCAATAGGTCTGTCATCCACTGTAACGTGAAGCAGCATGAAGGTTTCGGAATCAAACAGTTTCCTGTACCAGTCAGGTATTCTTGATCTGACATTGGGGTCATTTATGTCCTGAATTATAATATCGGATCTTTTTGACATCACAAGGTTAAACACGTCGCTTCCACCGGAAAGCTTAAAGTTAAAATCAGGGATTATCTGCTTAATATTATCCCCTAAACCATACCGCCCCACCACGTTGAAATCCGCAGTGTTTTTAACGCCAAAGATGACACGGCTAAAACCCATCGCATTGTACATTACCTGAATTATCGCATTTAAAATATCGTTAAAGGAGCGGCCGTCTGAAATGTATTTGGAAATATCGGCAATTCCCTTGTTTAGCAGACCAACGGCATCTTGGGGCATTTCACGGGGCTCTGAGCTGTACAACGGTCTTATCTTTTCAGGCTCGGGTTTTTTTACTGCCGCTTTCTTTATGGTATTTTCGTCAAGTTCTCTTAACTGTTCAACGTTAGCGGTTAGTTTTTCCATAGAAATGGCAGAGGCAACTTTAGGATCAAGCCCCGACATATAATCAGAAAGGTCATGAATGGAGATATCCGCTATCTGCGCTATTTTGTCTCTTGAGACGTCAAAACAGCCCTTATATCGTTTTATAAATAAAGCAAAGTCCTCACGTGCGTTTCCGGCGTCAGTTGACATCATTATTCTGCTCATTTCGTTAGAAAAACACACAATCGCATGTTTTTTATCACTTTCAGATCTGGGAGCAGGCACAATTTTCTCTTTAATAGGTTTCATCGTAAGAATCATCTCGTTAGAAAAACTCCAATCCTCGGCTATAATTGCGCCTATATCCTCATAGCTTTTACCTAAAACCGTTCTGGATGCCTCCTGCTCGCTTATTTTCTTTTTCTCCATCATGTGTTTTATTTTTTGTGATTCATAAGGCATGAGGAATGTCACAAGGAGACGGCCTAAGTTATGGAATATGGAGTATATAAATATCTCCTCAGTGTTTCTAATGCCAGTGGTACCAGCCATTTCCCTTGCTATTGAGCCGCTTAAGTATGAGCCTAAAATCTCCTCTTTAAGACGCATAGCGGAGTTTTTATCTTTTAAACTTTCAAACAGAAGCAGCGACATGGCAATGTTTTTAACCTTCTCAAAGCCAACAACAAAAACAGCCCTTGATATGGTATCAATCTTGCCGCCACTTTGTGCTGAGGCGTAGGCAAAGGTGTTAACTTTTTTCAGAAGCTTATTGGTTATTGAAATATCGTCAAGGATGTCGCCGGTAAGGTCATGAATGGAGGTCACCTCATGTTTTGACGCTTTCTGGCTTACCATCGTAACCGCACGTGAAAGCGCAGGAAAGTCGCTTGACTCTTGAAGTCTCTTTCTTAAAATGCCTATGGAATCTTCCTTCTTCTCAGTCACTGATGCCGCCTTTGCTTAACTTCTAATAAACTCTCTCACACAGTTCCTTGCTAAGCTCTGTATCTACTTATCGTCTTTTCTGAGTCAGTAGTTTAACACTTTCCACAAATAGTGTCTATTTTTTTAAATGCTTATTGAGTTAACTCCTGTAGATTTTTTTCAGTCAGCAAATGATACAGTTAAAAGGACTGGATTCCCGCTCGTAGGCGGGAATGACAAAGGGAAGGGGCGGGAATGACAAAGGGGGGCAATTCCTTTTTTTCTTGTCATTCCTTTTTTTCTTGTCATTCCTGCGAAGGCAGGAATCCATTTTTTTGTTTGCGGAGCTAACTGCATAGGCAATTTTTTCAATATATGAGCCAATGATTATAATGGCGCTTATCGTGAGACTTTTATAACTCCGTCAGAGGACAGGATTTTATTTGTAAGATTAGTAAGCTGCGTCTTATCGCTGACCTCAAGTGTGAAAGTGAAATGTGCATGTTTATCCTGTGCGGTTTTTGCTTCAAGATGAGAAAGGTTGATATTAAATGTAGAAATCACATTGCTAAGACTTGCTAGAATTCCTGGTTTATCAATGGTTTCAACATAAATCCTTGCCGTAGTTGTCGATGTGGTTTCGGAGTTCCACGTAAGAGTGACAAGCCGTGCCTCATCCAAAGAAAGTCGTTGAGAATTGTGGCACTCCTGTCTGTGAATTGTCACTCCCTTGCCTTTTGTGATAAAACCGATTATTTTGTCCCCGGGAACCGGATAGCAGCACTTTGCCGTGGCATAAAGCAGATTATCAATCCCTGTAATGTGAATTCCTCCGCCTTGCTTAGTTGTTGGTTTATGTATTTTGGGGATAAATGAGGTTTCCTCTTTCGTTTCAGGACTAATACGTTGAACCACCTGCTTTGGAGTGATTTTTCCAAATCCAACAGAATAGAGCAACTCATCAACGGTTTTAAAATTAAAGGATTCCGTTATTTCCTGCATCTTTTTGGATTTCAATGTGGAGACCTTTATGCCGTTTTTTATAAAGGCGCTTTCAAGCAGGTTTGAGCCAAGAACAACGCCCTGTTTCATCTGCTCTGTCTTAATCCAGTGTCTGATTCTGTTTTTTGCCTTATGTGTAACAGCAAAGGTCAGCCAGTCTCTGTTAGGTGTGTGCGATGGGGATGTCAATATTTCAATGGTATCACCGTTTTGCAGTTGATACTTAAGGGGCACAATGCGGCCGTTTACACGTGCTCCAGAACATTTGTTTCCGACCTGTGTATGTATTGCATAAGCGAAATCAACAGGGGTTGAGCCAACCTGAAGCTCTTTAATATCTCCAGCAGGTGTGAATACAAACACAACGTCTGAGAGCACCTCGCCTTTGAACATTTCAAGAAATTCACGCGCATCGTCGGAGTCACGCTGTAGATGAACCATACTTTTAAGCCAGTCCATATATGTGGAATCTTTTTCGTCTATTTTCTTTTCTTTTTCCTTTTCCTTATAAAGCCAATGAGCGGCTATACCTTTTTCAGCTATAAGGTGCATCTCCTCAGTTCTTATCTGAAACTCTACTCTTTCGCCGTTAGGTCCGAGCACTGTTGTATGAAGCGATTGGTACATGTTTGACTTAGGCATAGCTACGTAGTCTTTAAATCTGCCAGGTACCGGAACCCACAGTGAATGTATAAGACCTAATATCATATAGCAGTGTGCCTTAGTAAGTGTAACAATTCTAAGGCCCAGCACATCGTTTACCTCTTCAAAGGAAATCCGCTGCGTTTGCATTTTCTGGAAAATGCCGAAGAGATTTTTAACGCGTCCACTGACTCTTGCAGGAATTGTATGCTGCTCAGCTTTGTCCTCAATTGTAGCGGCAAGATTTCTGATAAAAGCCTCGCGCAGTTCCTTTTTAGCCTCCACCTTTTTGTATAGCTCCTCGTAAAGCTCGGGGTGAAGGTATTTAAACCCCAGATCTTCAAACTCTGACTTAAGCCACCCCATACCAAGCCGGTTGGCTAAAGGGGCGTAGATGTCAAGGGTTTCTGCGGCTATGGTTTTTTGTTTAGCGTCAGGCATAAACTCAAGGGTTCTCATATTGTGAAGTCTGTCTGCAAATTTAATCAGCACAACACGTACGTCTTCAGCCATAGCGATGAACATACGGCGAAAATTCTCAGCCTGAGTCTCTTCGCGGGTTTTAAACTCCATTGCCTTTAATTTGGTGAGAGACTTAACCATAAAGGCCACATCCTCTCCGAATATCTCCTCTATGTCAACAACTGTAGTTTCGGTATCCTCCACCGTGTCATGCAGAAAGCCTGCAACGATTGTCTTACAGTCCATGTGCATATCGGCAAGAATTAAAGCTACTGAAAAAGGATGGTCAAAGTACGGTTTCCCCTCTTTTCGCAACTGTTGACAGTGCGCCTCCTCGGTAAAATGATACGCCTTACTTATCAGGGAGATATTTGCATCCGGTGAGTATGCAACTATCTTCTTAAGTAGCCGGTCAAGCTTTAATATCTCATCTTTCATGGGTTTCTGACTTTATTATACAACGATTTTTTGATTTTAAATAGTAGCACAGAAAAACAGTGGACTTACTATCCTAAACTTTTTTAGATTCAACATATTGACATAAAGATAAATAGCGTAGTAGAATTATCTGTTGCGCCACTAGCTCAACGGTAGAGCAGCGGACTCTTAATCCGTTGGTTCCTGGTTCGAATCCTGGGTGGCGCATTTTTATTCCTTTACTTATCGGGCACTTGTGGTTTCCAAAAACACCTGTGCATTTGATATTGTCCCCCACTGACTTAAACACGGTCAAAATTCAGCTTAACACAGTTTTTTACTCAAAAAAGGTAGAGTGTGCGAAGATCCGATATTTCTACACGCCTAAAAAAACTAAGATTTGTATCTACTCAATAGGCAGCTTTAAGCTGTTGTTTTGTTGCCTCCGCCATGGTGTTTACTAAACATTTCTTTAATGTTATTAACCCCATCCATAACCCCTTGCCAGAACCGTTTCATTAAGTAGGTTAATCTTTCCATAACTACCTCCATTTTGTCTTCCATTTTAATGGTTAAACAAACGGACGTATTGTGCAGAAATATAATCTCCGCAACTATATTTTACAACAAAAGCACGACGATTATCTCATTTTCCTGGCTCCACTATTAAAAAGTGGGGCTTTTGCTAATAAAGCAGCCTCTCCTCCGAGGTCCCGCCTCAGCAAACAAGCACGTCTAACCCACCGAGGCTAAATGATTAAGGATGAAGCTCCAGCAGCGGAGATTTAACACAATGTTAGCGCTTCATTTGTCAAAAATATTAAGCACATAAGGCAAACCCTGTCCCATGGCACGATGGACATTCCTTCTCAGGTTCGCTTATGCAATCCTCCAGTACATCGTCAGATTTGTTAGCTCTCCACTCCATATTGCACACAGTTTCACCAGGAATTACAGTCTTTCCCTTACATTCAGGGCAAATAGTTTTAGCGTCCATAATGTTTCCCTCCTTATCTTAAGGTTAACAATTACTGAACACCACTTGCTGATTTATGCTATGAAAAGGGACATACAAATGTCAATAGCAGAGCCAAAATCCAAATCAGAGGCATTTAAGATATTCTCATAACAGGTAGCTTGCAAAAAGGTAAATTATGCTCTATTGCCTTATTTTTTCTCTTGCAATAGCAATCTTACCGGAACGCACAAATTCCTTTACACCCATGGGTTTCATTAGTTCTGCAAAGGCCTCTATCTTCTTCTCATCACCGGTAATCTCTATTGTGTAGGTTTTTTGGCTTGAGTCAACTACCCTGCCTCTGAAGATTTCGGCAAGCCTCAGAGCCTCTGCCTTAAGCTGTGTCGGTGGAGCTACTTTAATCAGCACCATTTCCCTCTCAACGTGGTCAACCTCAAAAAGATCCTGCACCTTTATGACGTCAATGAGTTTGTTTAGCTGCTTGGTAATCTGCTCAACAATTGCCTCCTCGCCCTTAGTCACAATGGTCATAACGGAGATTTTAGGGTCAAGGGTTTCACCAACAGATATGCTCTCTATGTTGTATCCGCGGCCGCTGAAAAGTCCGGCTACACGGGAAAGTACCCCAAACTTATTTTCTACCAATATTGAAATAGTGTGTCTCATGTCCCTTAGCTCCTTATTTTATAACTTTTAACTTTTTTTCTTCTTTCGTTTTAGGCTCTTCTTCAAAAAGCATCTGGTCAATAGGCGCACCGGCCGGAACCATTGGATAAACTTTCTCTTTCCAGTCTATGACAAAATCCATAAACACTGGCTTTCGCACTCTCAGCGCCTCTCGTATCACAGGCTCAACATCGGAGGGCTTTTCGGCTCTTAGTCCAACCGCTCCATAAGCCTCAGCAAGTTTTACAAAATCCGGCACCTCATGCAGATAACTGTGAGAATAGCGCTCATTGAAAAAC
Coding sequences:
- a CDS encoding 5-formyltetrahydrofolate cyclo-ligase — encoded protein: MSLEEGFKGLDSRSESGMTNEETKAALRKRMLSVRDSLNLEDRSQRDEMIKENLFSLAKLQAAACVMFFASFKTEPDTFPMIKRALDMKKVVVLPKVDREKHILEAYKINDLNSLKLGYMGILEPDSAQSEPIDGNSIDVIVMPGAAFDRAGGRLGYGGGYYDGFISALSKRPYLIAICYAEQVVPIVPVESHDVRVNKIVTDFEVIDVNG
- a CDS encoding bifunctional (p)ppGpp synthetase/guanosine-3',5'-bis(diphosphate) 3'-pyrophosphohydrolase, which encodes MLKLDRLLKKIVAYSPDANISLISKAYHFTEEAHCQQLRKEGKPYFDHPFSVALILADMHMDCKTIVAGFLHDTVEDTETTVVDIEEIFGEDVAFMVKSLTKLKAMEFKTREETQAENFRRMFIAMAEDVRVVLIKFADRLHNMRTLEFMPDAKQKTIAAETLDIYAPLANRLGMGWLKSEFEDLGFKYLHPELYEELYKKVEAKKELREAFIRNLAATIEDKAEQHTIPARVSGRVKNLFGIFQKMQTQRISFEEVNDVLGLRIVTLTKAHCYMILGLIHSLWVPVPGRFKDYVAMPKSNMYQSLHTTVLGPNGERVEFQIRTEEMHLIAEKGIAAHWLYKEKEKEKKIDEKDSTYMDWLKSMVHLQRDSDDAREFLEMFKGEVLSDVVFVFTPAGDIKELQVGSTPVDFAYAIHTQVGNKCSGARVNGRIVPLKYQLQNGDTIEILTSPSHTPNRDWLTFAVTHKAKNRIRHWIKTEQMKQGVVLGSNLLESAFIKNGIKVSTLKSKKMQEITESFNFKTVDELLYSVGFGKITPKQVVQRISPETKEETSFIPKIHKPTTKQGGGIHITGIDNLLYATAKCCYPVPGDKIIGFITKGKGVTIHRQECHNSQRLSLDEARLVTLTWNSETTSTTTARIYVETIDKPGILASLSNVISTFNINLSHLEAKTAQDKHAHFTFTLEVSDKTQLTNLTNKILSSDGVIKVSR
- the ilvN gene encoding acetolactate synthase small subunit yields the protein MRHTISILVENKFGVLSRVAGLFSGRGYNIESISVGETLDPKISVMTIVTKGEEAIVEQITKQLNKLIDVIKVQDLFEVDHVEREMVLIKVAPPTQLKAEALRLAEIFRGRVVDSSQKTYTIEITGDEKKIEAFAELMKPMGVKEFVRSGKIAIAREKIRQ
- a CDS encoding AAA family ATPase — encoded protein: MKIAVTGKGGVGKTTLSSVLSYLYAKEGKKVIAVDADPDANLATALGFTDSEIQGMRPIAEMAELIAERTGAHPGAMGGVFKLNPKVDDIPEACSRTTAEGIRLLIMGKLREASTGCYCPENVFLKRLLKHLVVERGDVVIVDMEAGIEHLTRGTAEGVDAFIVVVEPGKRSIQTALSVRDMAKGLGISQVYVVAGKVRNEADIEFIQKHIEGMELIGSVRFTDEIANADMQGTAVFKSAPSALKDIAAIKNVLDSKVSEAVKH
- a CDS encoding HDOD domain-containing protein, giving the protein MTEKKEDSIGILRKRLQESSDFPALSRAVTMVSQKASKHEVTSIHDLTGDILDDISITNKLLKKVNTFAYASAQSGGKIDTISRAVFVVGFEKVKNIAMSLLLFESLKDKNSAMRLKEEILGSYLSGSIAREMAGTTGIRNTEEIFIYSIFHNLGRLLVTFLMPYESQKIKHMMEKKKISEQEASRTVLGKSYEDIGAIIAEDWSFSNEMILTMKPIKEKIVPAPRSESDKKHAIVCFSNEMSRIMMSTDAGNAREDFALFIKRYKGCFDVSRDKIAQIADISIHDLSDYMSGLDPKVASAISMEKLTANVEQLRELDENTIKKAAVKKPEPEKIRPLYSSEPREMPQDAVGLLNKGIADISKYISDGRSFNDILNAIIQVMYNAMGFSRVIFGVKNTADFNVVGRYGLGDNIKQIIPDFNFKLSGGSDVFNLVMSKRSDIIIQDINDPNVRSRIPDWYRKLFDSETFMLLHVTVDDRPIGIIYADKPNAGDIKIPQALFTSLKILRDHLLMAIKKSHNT